In a single window of the Biomphalaria glabrata chromosome 13, xgBioGlab47.1, whole genome shotgun sequence genome:
- the LOC129922402 gene encoding uncharacterized protein LOC129922402: protein MPATLLLETCNMPARLLLETCNMPATLLLETCNMPATLLLETCNMPATLLLETCNMPATLLLETYNMPATLLLKTWNMPATLLLETWNMPATLLLETCNMPATLLLETCNMPATLLLETCNMPATLLLETCNMPATLLLETCDMPATLHLETCNTTATLLLETCNTTATLLLETCNMPATLLLETYNMPATLLLETYNMPATLLLETYNMPATLLLETYNMPATLLLETCNMPATLLLETCNMPATLLLETCNMPATLLLETCNMPATLLLETCDMPATLLLETCDMPATLHLETCNTTAILLLETCNMPATLLLETYNMPATLLLETYNMPATLLLETYNMPATLLLETCNMPATLLQETCNMPATLLLSLTW from the coding sequence ATGCCTGCTACACTGCTCTTAGAGACATGTAACATGCCTGCTAGACTGCTTCTAGAGACATGCAACATGCCTGCTACACTGCTTCTAGAGACATGCAACATGCCTGCTACACTGCTTCTAGAGACATGTAACATGCCTGCTACACTGCTTCTAGAGACATGTAACATGCCTGCTACACTGCTTCTAGAGACATATAACATGCCTGCTACACTGCTTCTAAAGACATGGAACATGCCTGCTACACTGCTTCTAGAGACATGGAACATGCCTGCTACACTGCTTCTAGAGACATGTAACATGCCTGCTACACTGCTTCTAGAGACATGTAACATGCCTGCTACACTGCTTCTAGAGACATGTAACATGCCTGCTACACTGCTTCTAGAGACATGTAACATGCCTGCTACACTGCTTCTAGAGACATGTGACATGCCTGCTACACTGCATCTAGAGACATGTAACACGACTGCTACACTGCTTCTAGAGACATGTAACACGACTGCTACACTGCTTCTAGAGACATGTAACATGCCTGCTACACTGCTTCTAGAGACATATAACATGCCTGCAACACTGCTTCTAGAGACTTATAACATGCCTGCAACACTGCTTCTAGAGACATATAACATGCCTGCAACACTGCTTCTAGAGACATATAACATGCCTGCAACACTGCTTCTAGAGACATGTAACATGCCTGCTACACTGCTTTTAGAGACATGTAACATGCCTGCTACACTGCTTCTAGAGACATGTAACATGCCTGCTACACTGCTTCTAGAGACATGTAACATGCCTGCTACACTGCTTTTAGAGACATGTGACATGCCTGCTACACTGCTTCTAGAGACATGTGACATGCCTGCTACACTGCATCTAGAGACATGTAACACGACTGCTATACTGCTTCTAGAGACATGTAACATGCCTGCTACACTGCTTCTAGAGACATATAACATGCCTGCAACACTGCTTCTAGAGACATATAACATGCCTGCAACACTGCTTCTAGAGACATATAACATGCCTGCAACACTGCTTCTAGAGACATGTAACATGCCTGCTACACTGCTTCAAGAGACATGTAACATGCCTGCTACACTGCTTCTATCTCTAACATGGTAA